A section of the Alkalihalobacillus sp. LMS39 genome encodes:
- a CDS encoding MepB family protein, with the protein MALTPTHQGECHSFFIYCFVPASTDLLVINTFTSTNNIGQFIFPKEVLLKQKILKTNNTKGKMAIRVYPSWEIPTSKEAIATQKWQLDYFIEMTNQNHLSLKELLKLYFN; encoded by the coding sequence GTGGCACTCACCCCAACTCATCAGGGTGAGTGCCACTCATTTTTTATTTACTGTTTTGTCCCAGCCTCTACTGATTTATTAGTTATTAATACTTTTACTAGTACAAATAACATTGGACAATTCATTTTTCCAAAAGAAGTTCTTTTAAAACAAAAGATCCTAAAAACAAACAATACAAAAGGAAAAATGGCAATTCGGGTTTATCCTAGTTGGGAAATACCAACTAGCAAAGAGGCTATTGCCACACAAAAATGGCAATTAGATTATTTTATTGAAATGACGAACCAAAATCATTTATCCCTTAAAGAACTACTCAAACTATATTTCAACTAA